Proteins found in one Poecilia reticulata strain Guanapo linkage group LG15, Guppy_female_1.0+MT, whole genome shotgun sequence genomic segment:
- the pcnx2 gene encoding pecanex-like protein 1 isoform X3, with protein sequence MGSHVVQTLRQGVWASLTGGWYHDPDQNKFNNSCHLYLWIFLLMLPLSLHLALPPTTMALSIYCTSITVFFVLIKLANHRLHLMFDEGEAVVRSSLSDLSKAQEKKSNASDSCQPASIRKSSTLPDSVAMTTLARKRPSPVIQVTLKQTETDPGLIGVDCSKSDERKSAEGRGNAAVAERAVGEDAELSPDDFSSPNPDQDAPLLQAQQRSPSRSAREEAELAENGAAAEEGGDVQRSSMGSRTGEETSPERNLKQDRREQREDDEAADRETVDEGLPPSKGSEDESEEGSEGQKENSDANNNSLGTPKDDQGDSIDITEFPPQAELEEEEAYCSDEIEVVLVDNSSPGLGSAHLDDSDTVKIIITMSCDPQTAAQLEESVKQSLLENAQAQKDAGECHIKIPVITFDSPEEGEEATGSEDELNPRQPQQVTSQSEEFHLCRETMSSESNTLECPDLEQEQGGLLMNEDGTPSPQLTNDNSSSGVDVRSHPDDTDPLEPIADSQGFLRLPAMVGRYGPGGRTHIRGLSMDSGKDAVLLSDRSQNITTMTSSKSDLEAKEGQIPNESNFLEFVSLLGSLSMRGGNAQEEEEKKSKQKVDPEEEEEDNRSAALGPDPAATDTSTDNKSERPKPPTSLPTNPPQAIKPTHIPIVSPDSPQTDRDKDPDYDSLPSQTSQSESSMLQVICRPEATCKEEAYTFHTVHRDRPRKLYAERALNLPLGAELITGNMCDLLSTSSNSECQDGAAGAHTDCPFQRRIIPAHRLRPRRTHPEIFPEEDSLDESSETSTQEKPTRKVYYKLQLLPGKWVSVLYDRLTLLALLDRNQDFLENIAAVFMAFLVSFLGFVLLNHGCFKDFWVFQFCLVIASCQYSLLKSVQPDAASPTHGHNQLVAYSRAAYFCIFCALIWLLEQLLRRKDLPVSTLYGVTIICYDVLSFVRDVLVGFTYCFPFAFLVGLFPQINTFTIYLLEQIDMHFFGGTAATSLISAIYSILRSLVALSLLYGFCFGALKEPWDEQHTPALFSGFCGLLVVFSYHLSRQSSDPSVLLSLIKSKLMPALVESEEEEEEDADIKDPLPEKLQSSMKEILLSDLVVCSVAYILTFAITASTVFLSLKPFVTIVLYALAGTVGFVTHYLIPQLRKHHPWLWISHPVLKTKEYYQFEPREDAVLMWFERLYVGLLCFEKYLVYPAIVLSALTNDGFALSHRKKLGIHCDVLLTTVAGLKLLRSSFCDPSFQFLTLLFTLVFFHFDCPHASESFLLDFFVMSIVFHKMRELLLKLHFILVYIAPWQIAWGSAFHAFAQPFAVPHSAMLLLQTLLTTIFYTPLAPFLGSAIFITSYPRPVRFWERNYNTKRIDNSNSRLVSQVDKETGCDDNNLNSIFYEYLTRSLQHSLCGDLMLGRWGNYSAGDCFILASDYLNALVHLIEIGNGLVTFQLRGLEFRGTYCQQREVEAITEGVEEDDGCCCCEPGHLPHTLSCNAAFNLRWLAWEVTATKYLLEGYSISENNAATMLQVYDLRKLLITYYLKSIIYYLVHSPKLGAWLKDASIQEALQSYTKWHHIERDPQVFSVKIDEDYVHCLQGVTRASFCNVYLEWIQHCASKMETPVDSDEDSPLVTLCYALSVLGRRSLGTASHNMSNSLESFLYGFNTLFKGDFRIATKDEWVFTDLDLLQKVVAPAVRMSLKLHQDHFTCLEETEEASILYEAITNYRSGLVICHESDPAWRKAVLSSRDTLLTLRHMIDDGTDEYKIIMLYKRHLSFKVIKINKECVRGLWAGQQQELVFLRNRNPERGSIQNSKQALRNMVNSSCDQPLGYPMYVSPLTTSFAGTHRTLRSIGGGALSLDAIRSWLCSKWLRVRKDNLTSCNSGVNMEDVDCGAGGSSSLSHNRPSSVTSNSLSLYQHRARTTHSHRHHNTGRREYRSRSVQPQSQRPPVTSQSGPILDSGSAHGLVQRLSNSQLSFNTSIASIFSQVPRLSGAGGISSQLQAAQHQQRSSQVSSSSSTLSLLFGKRSFSSGLVISGLSAAEGGNTTDTQSSSSVNIAVGPSHRSSSRATQWTSEPYESIDASNSNAAVTVREGGQSSDQGFSQGLDKTQEESASASTAPEPADQKTV encoded by the exons gCCGTGGCAACGCTGCTGTGGCAGAGCGAGCCGTGGGGGAAGACGCTGAACTGTCCCCCGACGATTTCTCCAGCCCCAATCCGGACCAGGACGCCCCACTGCTGCAGGCCCAGCAGAGGTCCCCGTCACGATCCGCAAGGGAGGAAGCAGAGCTGGCCGAAAATGGAGCTGCTGCGGAAGAAGGAGGGGATGTTCAGAGATCTTCGATGGGAAGTCGGACAGGAGAGGAAACGTCTCCGGAGAGAAACTTAAAGCAGGACAGGAGGGAGCAAAGGGAGGATGACGAGGCTGCAGACAGGGAGACGGTGGATGAAGGTTTGCCGCCTTCAAAGGGAAGTGAAGATGAGAGCGAGGAAGGCAGCGAGGGCCAGAAAGAGAACTCGGACGCCAACAATAATTCGCTGGGGACTCCGAAGGATGACCAGGGCGACTCCATAGACATCACAGAGTTTCCTCCGCAG GCTGAGCTAGAAGAGGAGGAGGCGTACTGTTCCGATGAGATCGAGGTGGTTCTGGTCGATAACTCCAGTCCCGGTCTGGGGTCGGCCCACCTGGACGACAGCGACACAGTGAAGATCATCATCACCATGAGCTGTGACCCCCAGACGGCTGCTCAGCTGGAGGAGAGCGTCAAGCAGAGCCTGCTGGAGAACGCTCAG GCTCAGAAGGACGCGGGAGAATGTCACATCAAGATCCCCGTCATCACCTTCGACTCCCccgaggagggagaggaggcgACGGGCTCGGAGGACGAGCTCAACCCCAGACAGCCGCAGCAGGTCACGAGCCAAAGCGAAGAGTTTCACCTATGCAGAGAGACGATGAGTTCAGAGTCCAACACGCTGGAGTGCCCGGACCTGGAGCAGGAGCAGGGCGGGCTGCTGATGAACGAAGACGGCACGCCCAGCCCGCAGCTGACCAACGACAACAGCTCGTCTGGCGTTGACGTCCGCTCCCACCCAGACGACACGGACCCCCTGGAGCCGATTGCGGACTCACAGGGGTTCCTGCGTCTGCCTGCGATGGTGGGCCGCTACGGGCCGGGAGGAAGGACCCACATCCGAGGTTTGAGCATGGACAGCGGGAAGGACGCCGTCCTCCTTTCGGACCGCTCACAAAACATA ACCACAATGACCAGCTCCAAATCCGACCTGGAGGCAAAAGAAGGCCAGATTCCCAATGAGTCCAACTTCTTGGAGTTTGTTTCCTTGCTCGGTTCCCTCAGTATGAGAGGAGGGAACGcacaggaagaggaggagaagaagagcaaaCAGAAAGTGGAtcctgaagaggaagaagaag ATAATCGGAGTGCAGCTCTAGGGCCGGATCCAGCAGCAACAGACACCAGCACTGACAACAAATCAGAGCGACCCAAACCACCCACCAGTCTCCCAACGAACCCACCGCAAGCTATAAAGCCCACGCACATCCCCATTGTCTCTCCTGACAG TCCGCAGACGGACAGAGACAAGGATCCGGACTACGACTCCCTCCCATCTCAGACCTCTCAGTCTGAGAGCTCCATGCTGCAGGTCATCTGCAGACCTGAGGCCACCTGTAAAGAAGAGGCCTACACCTTCCACACTGTGCACA GAGACAGACCTCGGAAGCTGTACGCAGAGAGAGCCCTCAACTTGCCGCTGGGAGCAGAGCTCATTACAGGCAACATGTG CGACCTGCTGTCGACTTCGTCCAACTCGGAGTGTCAGGACGGCGCTGCGGGCGCTCACACCGACTGCCCCTTCCAGCGACGCATCATTCCCGCTCACAGGCTGCGGCCACGGAGGACGCACCCAGAGATCTTTCCG GAGGAAGACTCCTTGGATGAATCTTCGGAGACGTCCACGCAGGAGAAGCCGACGCGAAAGGTTTATTACAAACTCCAGCTGTTACCCGGGAAGTGGGTCAGTGTTTTGTATGACCGTCTGACCCTGCTCGCGCTTTTGGACAG AAACCAGGATTTTCTGGAGAACATCGCGGCGGTCTTCATGGCCTTCCTGGTTTCCTTTCTGGGTTTTGTGCTTCTCAACCACGGATGCTTCAAGGACTTCTGGGTCTTCCAGTTCTGCCTGGTCATCGCTAGCTGCCAGTACTCCTTGCTGAAG AGCGTCCAGCCAGATGCTGCGTCACCAACGCAT ggtcACAACCAGCTGGTGGCCTACAGTCGAGCAGCCTACTTCTGTATTTTCTGTGCTCTGATTTGGCTGCTGGAGCAGCTACTGAGGAGGAAGGACCTGCCGGTCTCCACTCTGTACGGAGTCACCATCATCTGCTACGATGTGCTGAGCTTCGTTAGGGACGTCCTAGTTG GTTTTACCTACTGCTTCCCGTTCGCCTTCCTGGTGGGCCTTTTCCCTCAGATCAACACCTTTACCATTTACCTGCTGGAGCAGATTGACATGCACTTCTTTGGAGGAACGG CCGCCACAAGTCTCATCTCAGCGATCTACAGCATCCTCCGCAGTCTGGTCGCTTTGTCTCTGCTGTACGGTTTCTGCTTCGGAGCGCTCAAG GAGCCGTGGGACGAGCAACACACACCGGCCCTGTTCTCTGGTTTCTGTGGCCTTCTGGTTGTGTTTTCCTATCACCTCAGCCGGCAGAGCAGCGACCCCTCTGTGCTgct atcgCTCATCAAGTCCAAATTAATGCCCGCACTTGTGGAgagtgaagaagaggaggaggaagatgcaGACATCAAAGACCCGCTGCCCGAGAAACTGCAGAGCTCCATG AAGGAGATTCTGTTATCGGATTTGGTGGTTTGCTCCGTCGCCTACATCCTAACCTTCGCCATCACGGCGAGCACTGTGTTCCTCTCTCTGAAG CCCTTCGTGACCATCGTGCTGTACGCTCTGGCGGGGACGGTGGGGTTCGTGACCCACTACCTGATTCCTCAGCTGCGGAAGCATCACCCTTGGTTGTGGATCTCTCATCCGGTTCTGAAGACCAAAGAGTACTACCAGTTTGAGCCCAGAG AGGACGCCGTGCTCATGTGGTTCGAGCGCCTGTACGTGGGGCTGCTGTGCTTCGAGAAGTACCTGGTCTACCCCGCTATCGTGCTGAGCGCCCTCACCAACGACGGCTTCGCCCTCAGCCACCGCAAGAAGCTGGGAATCCA CTGCGACGTCCTCCTGACGACGGTCGCTGGGCTGAAACTCCTGCGCTCCTCCTTCTGCGACCCCAGCTTCCAGTTCCTCACGCTTCTCTTCACGCTCGTGTTTTTCCACTTCGACTGTCCGCACGCCTCTGAGAGCTTCCTGCTGGACTTCTTCGTCATGTCGATTGTCTTCCACAAG ATGCGCGAGTTGCTGCTAAAGCTCCACTTCATCCTGGTTTACATCGCTCCCTGGCAGATCGCCTGGGGAAGCGCCTTCCATGCCTTCGCTCAGCCTTTTGCCGTGCCTC ACTCAGccatgttgctgctgcagaCTCTGCTCACCACCATCTTCTACACGCCGCTGGCGCCCTTCCTCGGCAGCGCCATCTTCATCACGTCTTACCCGCGGCCCGTCAGGTTCTGGGAGCGAAACTACAA CACAAAGCGCATCGACAACTCCAACAGCAGGCTGGTGTCCCAGGTGGACAAGGAGACAG GTTGCGACGACAACAACCTGAACTCGATTTTTTACGAGTACCTGACTCGCTCGCTGCAGCACTCGCTGTGCGGGGATCTCATGCTGGGCCGGTGGGGCAACTACAGCGCCGGAGACTGCTTCATCCTGGCCTCTGACTACCTCAACGCCCTCGTCCACCTCATCGAGATCGGCAACGGCCTCGTCACCTTCCAGCTCAGGGGGCTGGAGTTCAGAG GCACCTACTGCCAGCAGAGGGAGGTGGAGGCCATCACCGAAGGCGTGGAGGAGGACgacggctgctgctgctgcgagCCGGGCCACCTGCCTCACACGCTGTCGTGCAACGCCGCCTTCAACCTGCGCTGGCTGGCCTGGGAGGTGACGGCCACCAAGTACCTGCTGGAGGGATACAGCATCAGCGAGAACAACGCCGCCACCATGCTGCAGGTGTACGACCTCCGAAAGCTGCTCATCACCTACTACCTGAAA AGCATCATCTACTACCTGGTCCACTCGCCCAAGCTGGGCGCTTGGCTGAAGGACGCCAGCATCCAGGAGGCGCTGCAGTCCTACACCAAGTGGCACCACATCGAGCGGGACCCGCAGGTGTTCAGCGTGAAGATCGACGAGGACTACGTCCACTGCCTGCAGGGGGTGACGCGCGCCAGCTTCTGCAACGTCTACCTGGAGTGGATCCAGCACTGCGCTAGCAAGATGGAGACG CCTGTGGACAGCGACGAAGACTCCCCTCTGGTGACGCTGTGCTACGCCCTGTCTGTCCTGGGAAGGAGGTCACTTGGCACGGCGTCGCACAACATGTCCAACAG CCTGGAGTCCTTTCTGTACGGCTTCAACACCCTGTTTAAAGGCGACTTCCGCATTGCCACCAAAGACGAGTGGGTTTTCACCGACCTGGACCTGCTGCAGAAGGTGGTGGCACCTGCCGTCAGAATGAGCCTCAAGTTGCATCAG GACCACTTCACGTGCctggaggagacggaggaggcGTCCATCCTGTACGAAGCCATCACGAACTACCGCAGCGGCCTGGTGATCTGCCACGAGAGCGACCCCGCCTGGCGTAAGGCGGTGCTGTCCAGCCGCGACACACTGCTCACCCTGAGGCACATGATCGACGACGGCACAGACGAGTACAAGATCATCATGCTGTACAAGCGCCACCTCAGCTTCAAGGTCATCAAG ATCAATAAGGAGTGTGTGCGCGGTTTATGGGCGGGCCAGCAGCAGGAGTTGGTGTTTCTGCGGAACCGCAACCCGGAGCGCGGCAGCATCCAGAACTCAAAACAAGCGCTGAGGAACATGGTCAACTCGTCCTGCGACCAGCCGCTGGGATACCCCAT gtacGTGTCACCGCTGACAACATCGTTTGCAGGAACACATCGCACACTCCGCAGCATCGGAGGAGGGGCTCTCAGTTTGGACGCCATTCGTTCCTGGCTCTGCTCTAAATGGTTGCG AGTGCGTAAGGACAACCTGACCAGCTGCAACAGCGGCGTGAACATGGAGGACGTGGACTGCGGTGCCGGCGGTTCCTCCTCGCTGAGCCACAACCGGCCGTCCTCTGTCACGTCAAACAGCCTGAGCCTCTACCAGCACAGAGCGCGGACGACGCACAGCCACAGGCATCACAACACGG GAAGGAGAGAATACCGCAGTCGGTCTGTGCAACCTCAGAGTCAACGCCCTCCCGTAACCAGCCAATCAGGTCCCATCCTGGACTCTGGCTCCGCCCACGGTCTGGTCCAGCGTCTGTCCAACAGTCAGCTGTCCTTTAATACTTCCATCGCCTCCATTTTCTCTCAG gtcCCTCGTCTGTCCGGAGCAGGAGGGATCAGCTCTCAGCTTCAGGCAGCGCAGCATCAGCAGCGCTCCAGTCAG GTCTCTTCATCTTCGTCCACACTCAGCCTTCTGTTCGGGAAACGCAGCTTCTCCAGCGGCCTGGTCATCTCTGGCCTGTCCGCTGCCGAAGGCGGCAACACCACCGACACGCAGTCCTCGTCCAGCGTCAACATCGCCGTCGGGCCTTCGCACAGGTCCAGCAGCAGAGCCACGCAG TGGACCTCGGAGCCATACGAGAGCATAGACGCATCCAACTCCAATGCCGCCGTGACGGTGAGGGAGGGCGGCCAGTCGAGCGATCAAGGCTTCAGTCAGGGACTGGACAAGACCCAGGAGGAATCTGCATCTGCCTCAACAGCTCCGGAGCCAGCTGATCAAAAGACTGTCTGA